TATGACGCGTGGAAGCTAAAGTCCAGCTGCGCCTGCTTATGAAAGAAGATCAAGGTCATTCCACTCCATCGGAAGCTTTGGGTGGTTCTAATTTCAAAGCTAAAAAGCAAACTAAGAATTTCTTTTCGGCTTCAAAAGTTGTCATGGAGGGAAGTCATCGGTTATTTGCGAGCAGCAAGTATAAACTACGCATTAAAAATTACTCAAAGAATTAGAACTGTGTACTACATTTGCTCTAGGTGTTAATCTCTAAGAGAGAAATGGACCGTTGGAATGGTGTTCTGAGGGTTTCCTTAAACCCTGATTCTAGATGTTACTTCAAGATTGCAGTTTCTGTCTGCTTCTCAtcctcttccaaaaccctaactgtaaGTTTATTTCTCTCTCTATTCCATTTTGTTGATTCAAACTCGTCGATTGAATCGAGacccaaattttaatttcaattataTTTTCTTAAATGCTAGGTGCCAACTACAAATGCGATATTTTTCAATGGAGACAAAATTCAAGGAACTGGAACTGCGGTAATTGAAAAACTTTCCAACTTGCAAAACATTGCTGATATTCTTGTTTCAAAATTGGGTGTCTCTGATAATGTTTGGGTTATTGAAGCATCTAATTTTAATGGACCTTTTGCTGTCTATAATGATTTCTTTGGGTCTATTAATTCTTATGGAGAACCTAAGTCTTATGATCCAAGTGGGTTTCCATCTTCTGCGTCGACCAGCCTTCTCTTATTGAGAGCTCTCAAAGAGGTATTGCTGTTTAGTTTCTTTGGGTATCATTAAACTGTATGTTTCTAAGTTCTTGCTGATAAGATTGCAGTGTGTCATACTCACACATCATGTCTAGCTATTTTTCGATTATTTATCTGGTCACCCATGTGGTTCAGTTGATAAGTTCTGTTTATTGTTTTTGGACTCAACTTATTGATTATCTCTAAATGAGATTATGCTTCAAATGGTTAACTAGTTGGACTGGTGAATTAGGTTGCATCACCATGCTTGGTCATCTTCTTGTCTCTTTAAGATGAACATTGCTTAGGTTCTCTTGATTTTATTAAAAAGAATAAAGCTTGTACAACTGCCCAATCCGGTTATCATTCCATGTCATCTTCTTTTTGATCAGTAATCTCTTAGGTTTAAGATTGACAAAATGCTGATCTTGTAATTTGGTTTCATTCAAAAGCTTAAATTTATTTGTTTGGACTTAGAATCTcgtcttatggtaaaacttggtCAGAGAGGTTGTGGTAGTCTAGTAGAACGGAGTAAGTTGTGGTAGTAAATGTTCTTTTTGTTACATATTATTGTACAGTATCCCTTTAGGTGAAATAGTAATTTGTTTCTTGAAGTTCGCTCTATCTATCCACTATGGCTGGCTCTTCACAGGCCAGTTCACAGCTGAAAAGTGTGGCCTCTAGAGGCACTACCCAACTGAGTTCTGCATTTGTGTGGAACGCACTTGTTATCACATGTAGAGTGCTAAATGGTTTAGCCCTCCAAAAAATGACTTTAGAGCTAAACCATTTAGCTCCCCACTTTTGTATCCATTGGTTGCTTTTTATGGTCAGCCCACCCCTGAGGATCCAGGGGTTAAAAGTGGAGATCTAAATGGTTTAGCACATGGAGCGTTAAATCATTTAGCGCTTCACAGCGTCAGCAGACAGTCTCCTCTTCACACTGACTTGGCATAGGCTGTGAAGGGGTGGGTGGTGAAGGTCTCCATAGTGGTGTAAGGGTTGGAAAGAATCTTTGTAATGATTGTTGAAGCAAGAATGCTTGAGATTTGGGTGTAGAGATTTATGTCAAGCTTCAATTGTATTTTTTATGAAACATTTTTTTCTTGTTCATGAACAGGCCAAAAGACAGATTTTAGGAGAACAAGAACATGTACCAACTCTAGGCGATGATGCATCATGTTTCAATCAACCGGAAACAATCATGATCATCTTTGGCTTTAGCAAGGGTGGCACTGTACTTAATCAATTGGTCACTGAACTCGCGTTGTCAAAACTTGAAACACTGGAAATGGGAACCAAAAAACGAGAGGATTCAAGGGCAGTAAGTACTTATGAAATCCATGGAGAAAATCATATTATACCGAATTCAAAAGAGGAGCTCTTAAATAGCATCTCTCAGTTCCATTATGTGGATGTGGGTTTAAACTCTGCTGGTGCATATCTTACTGATAGTTTAGTGATTGAAAGAATTGTTAAGCAGGTGCTCGAAGGAGTTGCTGGAATTCGATTTGTTCTTCATGGAACTCCAAGGCAGTGGTGTGATAATAGACGGGCATGGATCCGGGATGAAATGGAAAAACTATTTCAGTTGCTTCAAGACGCAGAGCTGAAAACGGAAGGAAAACTACAGGCTGTGAAAAGGATATATTTTACCGATCAGCCTCCGAATTTGCAAATGCATTTTGAAATCATCGAAAATTTGGATATTGGTTAATTGTCAATGCATTTACATTATATTTTGAAAGTCACTTGGGAAAGTGATGTTTCTATAATATAGACAGTTATTGTTTCCACATAATACAAGTATGGATGAGGTAAACAGATAATGAAGTCCCCAAATATGGTTCCAGCTTTTAGCAGCCTTATTAGTAGATTGATTTCGAGTATCCTGCTAGGTGAACAGTTAACTCTATCGAAACCAAATTATCTTGGTTATATACAAGTTTACTTGTCGAATACTATTACTTGTGAATATCAAGAATGCTTCAACGATCGAAGGAAGACTTTGAcagaaaaacttcaaacttaataCCATTTTAAGCATATGAGCAATCACAATTTTATAAAAGCAAAACCGCGGAAGATTATTGAAAAGGATAAAAAAAACACAATCTGAAACCGACTTTGAGAGCTCTCAAGTCGCTTGTTTTATGGCAGAAATTTGAGATTCTCAATCCCTTCTGTTACTAAATTACAAGTGCTTAAAAATTGACCACATACACAATTTGAGTCACAAAAATCGGTTACTTATATTTACTTCTTTAAGAACTAACTAAAACATGTCCATTTCCACAAAGATATAGGCTtgagatgtttgattttcaaacatggattACGTAAAGAGTCACTTGGCCATTTAAAGGAATTATAGAACCGTTTGTCGAATTGATTTTAGCTAAGAGTTTCTCCCTGAAACGGCAACAAAAAATGTAACTGTAAAACAGTAACTTTGATGTGAACTGGTTTCGAAACTtgacttttttcttcttttttttatctaAGTTAACCTGATTCTTGTTTGCTGATAACATTGTACTAGGAAAAGTTGAAAACATTAACATCATTATCACCAGTAAAAGACATCAATCAATTAAACCTTGGCTCATCTAAGAAATTTCTAGGTCCATATTCATCTGCATCTCCTCCCACTTGACATCTCCTCCCACTTGATTTCTCCCCCACTTGACATTCTTTTGTTTCTTACCTATATCTAAATCAATACCCACGTTTGTAATtcaattttctttattattttaatcgGATTTGGATAATAATTGTTCCTTTCTCCTTTGGATGTCACATGTCGCCATGGATTCTTTGCACTTAACCTTGCTAAACAAAATTTTAAGTACCTGCTTAGAAAATAAATACTTGCTAGTTTGGCAATCGATATGGTGGCGCCACCACTTTATATCTCGACTGTGGGAACTTCGTCCAAAAACCTCAACCTTAATTTCAACTAACTTCAACAAACTGAAATTGTGCCAAAAATTAAGTAAAGCCTTCGTGCACTTTGGCAGTGTACTAGATACGGACGGGGCCATAACGGCTGAATGCAAAATCTGACGTGAAATAGATAAAAtctgtgtatacatatatctcaccatcagacacgtgtatatagaaaaatacgtggaaagcatgcaggacaggacatcaaaatacgatgcactacagaacaccaaataaaccccaaggagtcactttatctcatccccaaaagaagctaagatcaacggtggagagaaagttagctgacatggacgtgacaggggcagaagacacttttctgacacgagcaggcatctcaactaccctcgttaaacactctgagcagtatacgtgtcgatcaacccatgggacgagcgaggatgtctctgcgtgatcaagtggcaaacgcagacctctgcgtgatggacacaagaactagaagataaggttccaacggcctccagagatgggtcccacactctaaccctataaataccccctctccaccaagaggaagggggatcggaaaaatcaggaagggaaagagagagagattgcgAGTGTAaggtaatcctttagaagagaaaaacatgtaaacccaaaagtcattcgactactcttgtaaccgtgaagaatatagtgaaacatcaaaccccgtggacgtaggccttagtgctgaaccacgtaaacctcggtcttgtttacatttcagcactttatacttgtctaaccccatggatctttacttgtacgttttgctttctttgtttttacctatatcccgtgcgcaaatgcctcgcatggagttgttagatgaggctatgataaacccgaaggttttgagccaaggaatcaacactaggatatcatcaacaCAAAccactctagattacgatgattggttgtgagcattcggatgccttcgtgatttgtgtgctcacaatttggcgctagaaacagggacttcgtcccggtaaaagatttatcttgtcctgtgatttcattttaaattggcatatgattgctctgatttattagcTCGGACCTTATATATCATTTTTTAactttattatattcaaaaaatcacctattatcttcgataagatttattgttttgatccgtggatttacgtttttctttagatctcgtgcgaacccgtctctcgggggggttttcgtagttttttAAAAAGAatctacttgcatttttaaaaaggatctcttttaataaaactttaacccgtgtattataactcgtatgtattaatcctctcctggaagaagatatttcgccaactaacccgattcacgcggatattcccgtttttcgttgtttgaaattccttgtgcagaaagaacgtattgtgagtaaagaaggcgagtttctgcgagatttcattgtcgacaaaaggacccgtgatggaaaagacgcaggaggcaggaaaatccaaagctttgtcaaaggaaacacccaggacaaccccggtcatcacccgaagaaagcagaaaggagacaaagctaaaatgaccagtcaaaggcaagatactgaggaaatcacttcacctatgaacgctaattcagttgcagcagcggctctcagagcagcggcgacaaagtacggtgcggctgcggtagtcccgaaggctgcagaggctagcaaaacttgcgctatgaatcaacttcatcaaccaagagaaagggtggatgaatccagaacattccaacccgtgcaccttccaacttttggaatgccaccaacaaatgatcaaaatcaaatcataccggcggctctagcaccgcagaggggcactcaccccgatttggaaatgccagcaatcGAAGACGAACCTCTGCCACCCttagtgcagaccgtagaggaaggtggcaccatggccgtagtggaacgcgctgggactcccaatcaagggtccaaccaatcacatcgactgatggctgagcttgaagaattgaagaagagccagcaggtttacgcagatgttgtagccctattggccagagaaaatcaagatttaaaggagcggattgctctaagcacgaaaaccagccaacaacttgatgaagcaaattccaaagcaccagagcccaACCGAGaccgtagagtcgtcatagcagttaatggagacgcgactaggggaagtagcgtatccgacccggattatgacgatggagaatcagacggtaacgagcagaagaacttagggcaccaccgcgcgatggaagagctacgagatgagatgatggccgagatcgggcaattaaaaaatagacaaggcggggggaggttagaagaggtcatgagagaagctaactctacgccTTTAACTCagcgcttggccaacacccctattccactgaaatgccctgtcccaacgttcgaatgctatgatggatccagtgaccctgctgcacatattcggtattacaaccgtgtcttagctagatggggtcagaacgacgccgtactctgcagatacttcccgtcaagcctgaagggatcggcattatcatggtttgataatctgccaccagactccatccactcatacgaccaactcgcagagaaattcttaagaacatacatgtataacaagactgtaaacaccggaatggataagctcttttcactagcgattggctacaaggaaaccacgagggaatacactaacagatggcacaagatctgccaagccattgggagcgtggacccagtggtaagcatcaattgctacaaatggggattagaccgaatgagtcccctatttgttgagattcatggaagcgtgcctaagacagagggagatcttcgaataattattgaaaagcacgctcgacttgaagaaattcaacgggaaaacccgagggcatatccgcagagatctcaccgcaccaattcagcggaacaaaccaatgggccAAAAGGAGTGGCTCattggagagacctcacgaagataggaaggaacgaagggatgaatgaagaacaggtgaccgaaaattcgaagatcaagtttacacgaaactcaacgctagctatgctcgtatcctacgagagatcaaggggagggaaaacctggaatggccatggtctaagggaaagcagcccccgggATCCGAGAAGtccaaagattactgtgaatatcattgtttcaacggacacccaaccgaaaagtgcaagaaccttaaaataatgatccaaaaattaattgatgcgggagagctcaaacattacgtacgaaaggatattaccgaggatagatccaagcgaatcaaaccagtccaacttccggaaggaaaccgcacaatcaacaccatctcgtgttccgaagccaccgggccctcacttacagcgcagataggaaagaggttacggaagcaattcgaagaccgctgcgaattgtataaggtcgatgggatagaagtggacgagcacgaagagtgtaTGGactctcctatcatcttcgatgccgaagatatcgaagaagatatggaagaccataacgatcccttggtcctaacactaccagtagctggatgtaacctcaaaaagatcctcatagacgggggaagctccgtaaacgtcctattttacgatgctttcaaacggatgaagctccatgatgaacagttaatgacctcttattacaccatctacggattcaatggaacacccacgaagcccttgggagacatcgtgttgcaagtcgacgcagggcccatgaaactagaaacccgattcagtgtggtggacaccccatccccctacaacgccatcattggacgaaaatggatacataaactcaaaagagttgcggcaacgtaccaccaatgtcttagattcccaacacctgaaggagtaatggaaatcaagggagatcgggtcactacgagagagtgccaggccactcaggatcatatcaacaacgagcaagaagagcagcgaaaaatccgaagagtaaaaaataaagaaaccacggaagagaaggccatagacatgttcctcaaggaaactacagggaagggcttgacgaaagatgataatgtcccaagcacagagacaagtacttcaacaaccagcgaagaacagaaacgcgctaaatagcaattaaagaacgtcccagtccttggaaaaccgaagcctgtgttcacaccagtggagcccgtaaaagaaatcaacataggaacagaagaaagcccgaagatgatcaaaatagggaccataatggacgaaggaagggaagattctttgaccaaattacttaaagaatacgcggacgtgttcgcctggaagctaggagatatgccggggattgacccaaaagtaatccaacacgagttacgcatcaaaccaggcacacccccgttcaggcaaAAAAtgcgaaaagtagctccagagtatcatgaggcagtagaaacagaacttcggaaactactagacgcaggatttatcaaggaagtcaaataccctacctggatctccaacatggtcattgttcctaagaaaaatggaggggttagaatatgcatcgactttactaatctcaacaaggcatgtccaaaggacagctatcccctgccgagcatagatcagctggtagaggcagtagaaggatatgaagaactgtcattcatggatggacattctggctacaaccaagtggccctggcagaagaagatcagccacacacagcgttctacaccccacatggcctgtattgctacactagaatgcccttcggacttcgaaacgcaggggcaacctaccaaagaatggtcgatgctatcttcaatccatggattggaggaaccttagaagtctacgttgacgacatgcttgtcaaaatcaagctgcgcaaagatcaccaccaggatctgagaaatatcttcgaagcaatgagaaaacatcacatgaaagtgaatccggagaaatgtactttcggtgtcacctcggggaaattcctcgggtatctagtaacaaaaaggggcatcgaggtagacccagcaaagattcaggccatagtagagatgccgtccccgaagaatttaaggGAAGTAtagaaactcaatggatccatagcagctttggcagatttattgcccgatcctcggacaaatgcaaacatttcttcaatattctcaaaaaagggagcaggttcgaatggaccgctgaatgcgaggaagcattccaaaaaatcaaagaacacctagcctcaatcccgatcctgcagaagccagatcctggtgaggttttggcattgtacatagcagcaacagaagacgcagtcagcgcagtgttggtcaaaaccaatacaaagatagaacaacctatttattacgtcagcaagaccatcaattctgcggaaaggaactatacgAAGATCGAAcagctcatcctcgcattggtatgggctactcaaaagctgagaacctacttcctaactcacctcgtcagggtcccatgcaaagcaccattggaagcagtcctcaaaagcacgggaaaagtgggcagaatagccaaatggaacacccatctggaccaattcaacatcattcatgaaattcaacattctcgtaagtcccaagttctggcggatttcttagcagacctcccccttgacaacgacgaagatattaagggaataccagaagccgaggaagaaaacaaggatccaatggatatcctcgaacctgcgagtcaaagacaatgggaagtcttcgtcgacggatccaaaaataaggaaggagcaggaatagacattatcatcatcaccccaaccggagaaaggattatacaggcacttaggttagaattcaaagagcataccaacaacatcgttgaatacgaaaggcgatattgcgggaagcggctcctactaccttcgtaatctgaaaggaGAAATCCtacgacatccttggaatgctaagtggctcaaaccatacttcccatagtgGCAACGCAGCCTTGCAATTGCGtgaaaggtaccagaagaagaagggagtgtgaccactctacatgtttctatctctggacgaggaattgcaggcctcaacctatcaatcaaacaagctttctatgtatccactaaacctatccacaatattggggaaattagttaatctacaatttctcagggctcccccgtcagtgtccataagtgtaagaccagggggaaggcacccagcagaaagagatacccaaccaataaTAAggaaacgggtcgacggaatgggtgtatgtaaattttttaaccccatatcctagaacgttgcctcggcccccaccgtctgggaatcctctggccaagggttcgccagcagggagacaggtctcaagccgatcacgaaggtacctcccttcgggatcgcacccaaacacttaaaatccttttttatttttagagtctttcatcacaatgcttaaaataaaaacaaaccaacattgcaggtatatcaagaaaaggatccatttcataaaggacgattacaaaaagtggaaggccaattcaaggaagagtacacatcaaaaaatattccttttacatgatactagcaaaaaatattctttttacatgattacaaaaagtggaaggataatgacgctgcggtctctacaaaatgcagcggtctctacctagatgatgccgccccatcagcaggatcgttccgaagacttgaagggacgctcccaccagatgagggtcccgaggagccaggcaaggcagcaggaactggacgacgcggataattcttcacaagaccatgctcgttctttaggccaagttctatcttctctagcatcttgttcgtctcctcagccaattgacaccgagccttgtgcttaataactgtcgtccgctgttgggcttgggataacaatgaagacagacgactcacttctttagaagcagcaccgacggcctcttcgcgggatgccgccaaacttaaaatgcttagtctgttcttcctgctgcgctaaggaagattgccttttcaagtttttcatttgcaacgcgaagttgtccctcgagttctgaaaaagacaacaccagggagttagcacagaaaagacacaatcacactcgatggaatagggttataccttcgacacaagccgaagcttcttcatactcattaacaaccgcatctcgcgcttcatcaagatgatcatattccgcggataatttcttataatctagttgaaggttggtgagagtaaattgactggcatctaattctacctgcttcatcgaatccatgtgacgaaggtggtcgacttctttgtttatctctgatacccccttgctcaatctgtacatacacacttcaagattcctctcagactcagcctgacgagctacttcaacgcgggacgcggcaagggccttgcttagagcattggcttcggcacgggcattgtccctttctctgaTAAGACACCGCGCACTATCCTcaactcctggaaaagggagggatcgagccttttgtaattcctcttccagaagttgtatcctagactccaacaaagaagtacgctcacgggattcccgcagactatcacgtgtccacagcagcgtaccattaaataaagcacggtcatggttatacagattttgcatgtcgaccatctgaacatgccttgcgcgccatacctcagcccgagcatcccatttcttggcttcacttttaattttctgaacaagttctttaatacgagatttctgccgtgccctttcgtttcgaagccatatcagctcggggacaccacccactggagatagggtggggagactcagacagaacaactaagaaatagaggaatgacgacacactgcgagggaaaaagagaaaaaaaaaaagaaccaaacctgtgaaagctgaaacttggccgcgagtttgctctaactcagcgcgaacagcaacaagctctgaacgaagactggcctccgcttcacccagcttttctttctccttgaggcttttcttcagctcttctatttccacctcagccgcagataattccttttctctgtgacgaagcttagcctcgagcttcagagatttcgctttgaagaactgataagcacgtggttacaatgctcactcctcatcatctacacatcaagacgaaaaacattatttcaccgaagaattggatcgtcacgtagaagtacgtacgaaaatttacctccaagacacgctgctgaggaaagccatattgatacccgtcggctatggccatcatatctgcaacggaagtaggaggctccgacacaagggtagcttcgggaacactcaaatttcttcccaggcctcagacacccgcgccttggaagacatttccatcatacgacgggtatacgcatcagaatccttttcaccaacaacaggggcgggatgagggacaaatagcagattcttttttgagccaatccattatggcgtcctcaccctcagatgtcggcgaatgagggagatccgcagcaggcgaatcaatcaccgacttccccttttctgacgcggccccatcagcacaaatgtcggcatccacatgcgcaccatgctcctccgcgccaccatcttgaacagcagcgtctccgttactagcaccccgaggacatcccaatcatcattgggggacagtagagagaagtcctcaggaaaatcgagggcatcatccataaactcccctgtagaatacagccgatcaaaagaaaactcttgagaaagggtggggagagtcTCCGTGGCATCcaacagggacagaaatatcaccaataacaccggcggttttctcccttcatcaccatcttgaccccacagacctcttcttcgacattgataggggaagtaccagtacgttcctccccatctgtaatctcctcatcctcagcaaactcttcgttcaccggacttgtaacttcttcatgggcctcagcctcacccatcacaatggtagaagactgcttcggcttaatctttttcttcttcgacacctaaaaaccaaagaattatttttcccgaacagttgaatttctaaagaagagaagcgcagctagaatccgcgtacctgagcagtcgaggcactcctcggtggaagtatagcaccagaaccttcctcctcgtctccctccacaacgtcaagggcataaggaaaattcatacctgcgaagtttaaacgccagggacagaaatctccataacgagcaggaggagattcacgcggcttgctactctcagtaggacgccaaccgcggggaccagggatccaaccgtacgcccatggaccaaccacttcgataacggtagcgtgccactcgtagtcatggtcgcgcttgatcctctcgcgggccgggaaaagtttccgctgactagacccctccgtgccgggaacatacttcagcttggcatcgctgacctcatttaacaaacgaatttccgaggagcagcgagattccggaggctgacactccacggcttacggttcctactgttgacgtaatcaccgaaggagttattgaaattctcaggagtataccattccttctccgcgggattgggaacgtaacaagtcattgtcgtctcccttactccgcagatagcattccttcagggcgcggagataattccccgatagttgcgatacagaacggctgtgagtattggtggaagagccttcacgactagcaagcacatcatagtagaaggaatcacctgacttgtacaacggcagcataagaccagcttcgaacgcaccaaccgtggtcaacaa
The nucleotide sequence above comes from Papaver somniferum cultivar HN1 chromosome 8, ASM357369v1, whole genome shotgun sequence. Encoded proteins:
- the LOC113303027 gene encoding UPF0565 protein C2orf69 homolog isoform X2 encodes the protein MDRWNGVLRVSLNPDSRCYFKIAVSVCFSSSSKTLTVPTTNAIFFNGDKIQGTGTAVIEKLSNLQNIADILVSKLGVSDNVWVIEASNFNGPFAVYNDFFGSINSYGEPKSYDPSGFPSSASTSLLLLRALKEAKRQILGEQEHVPTLGDDASCFNQPETIMIIFGFSKGGTVLNQLVTELALSKLETLEMGTKKREDSRAVLEGVAGIRFVLHGTPRQWCDNRRAWIRDEMEKLFQLLQDAELKTEGKLQAVKRIYFTDQPPNLQMHFEIIENLDIG
- the LOC113303027 gene encoding uncharacterized protein LOC113303027 isoform X1; the protein is MDRWNGVLRVSLNPDSRCYFKIAVSVCFSSSSKTLTVPTTNAIFFNGDKIQGTGTAVIEKLSNLQNIADILVSKLGVSDNVWVIEASNFNGPFAVYNDFFGSINSYGEPKSYDPSGFPSSASTSLLLLRALKEAKRQILGEQEHVPTLGDDASCFNQPETIMIIFGFSKGGTVLNQLVTELALSKLETLEMGTKKREDSRAVSTYEIHGENHIIPNSKEELLNSISQFHYVDVGLNSAGAYLTDSLVIERIVKQVLEGVAGIRFVLHGTPRQWCDNRRAWIRDEMEKLFQLLQDAELKTEGKLQAVKRIYFTDQPPNLQMHFEIIENLDIG